A region of the Allorhizobium pseudoryzae genome:
CGGTGTTCATGCGTAACAAACTTCTCCTCCCTATCGTCCTTGGCTGCCTGGTGATGGCGGGTTGCCGATCGAGCGGCCCGGAAGAAGCCCTGAACATTGCCCCCTCTCAGGAAATCACCAGCGCCGTTTCGCCGATGACACCGCCGGCTGCCATCGCGCAGGTCATGCCGCAGGCAGCCCCGCAGGTGCAAGCGCAAGAGACGGTTCCAACGCCGCAGGCACATGAACTGGCCTGGGCAGGCTCTGCACCGGCTCCCCAGTCCTTCGCGACGAACACGACGCAGAACGGCATGCCGCTTCCAAGCGTCCGGCCGGTTGCCATGATGGTGCCGAGCCAGCCGGAAGCCTTCAATCCCAACATCAAGCGCGGACGGGTGTTCAGCCAACGTTTTCGCGACGCGAAACCGATGAACTTCGGCCGCGTCACGCCGCAGCATCATCCGGTGCATGGGGTGGATGTCTCGCGCTGGCAGGGTGAGATCGACTGGCCAAAACTGCGCACGCAGGGCGCCAACTTTGCCTACATTAAATCGACGGACGGCGGCGACCATATCGACCCGATGTTCCAGACCAATTGGCGCCGCGCCAAGGAAGCCGGCGTGAAGCGGGGCGCCTATCACTTCTTCTACTGGTGCCGCGTGGCAAGCGAGCAGGCTGCCTGGTTCATCCGCAACGTTCCGAATGATCCGGATGCGCTGCCGCCGGTGATCGATGTCGAGTACAATCATCTTTCGGATTGCAAGCGCCGCCTCTCGCCGGAAAAGATCCGCGAGAAGATGCAGGTCTTCATGGACATTCTGGAGAAGCATTACGGCAAGCGTCCGGTGATCTACACCGCTCCGGATTTCTACAAGGACAATCTGCAGGGCGCCTTCCTCGATTATCCCTTCTGGCTACGCTCCGTCGCCGCCCATCCCTCCAAGATCTATCCCGGCCGCCGCTGGCTGTTCTGGCAGTATTCCGGGTCCGGCTTGTCGCAGGGCGTCGATGAAAAGATCGACCTCAACGTCTTCGCGGGCACCGAGGAACAGTGGCACCGCTGGTCGGAATCGAACGCATCGCGCGTCGCCAGCCGCTAAGCTGGCGCGTCCGGCGGCTGGCCGGGCTCAGGGCTTTGCCCGGAGCAGCATGCCAAAGAGATCGCGCGAATCGTCCGGATCGGCAATGATATCCAGCCACTGGAAGAGATCCGTGCCGGCAACGCGCGCCCGCACGTAACGCAGAGCGGAAAAATCCTCGATCGCGAAACCGACGCTGTCGAACAGCGTGATCTGCCGTTCGTCCCTGCGCCCTTCGGCGGTACCGGTCACCACCTTCCAAAGTTCCGTGATCGGATAGGTCTTCGGCATCTGCTGGATCTCGCCCTCGACCCAGGTCTGCGGCGGATATTCGACAAAGGTGTCGGCACGCTCCAGGATGCCCGGATGCAATTCCGTCTTGCCGGGGCAATCCCCGCCGATCGCGTTGATGTGCACGCCGGCACCGATCATGTTGTCGGTCAGGATCGTCGCGTACTGTTTGTCGGCGGTGGAGGTCGTGATGATGTCCGCACCCTCGATTGCGCTTTCAGCCGAGCGGCAGGGCGTGAGGTGCAGACCTGAGCCCGTAAGGTTGCGGCAGGCTTTCTCCGTCGCGCGGCTGTCGATGTCGTAAAGCCGGATATGCGTGATACCGAGAACGGCCTTCATGGCCAGTGCCTGGAATTCCGATTGTGCACCGTTGCCGATGATCGCCATGGTGCGCGCGCCCTTCGGCGCCAGATGCCGCGCCGCCATCGCCGAGGTTGCGGCCGTGCGAAGCGCCGTCAGAAGCGTCATTTCCGTCAGCAGCACGGGGTAGCCGGTCGCGACATCCGCCAGCAACCCGAATGCGGTCACCGTCTGAAGGCCCTTCGTCAGATTTTTCGGATGACCGTTGACGTATTTGAAACTGTAGACCTCGCCATCGGAGGTCGGCATC
Encoded here:
- a CDS encoding glycoside hydrolase family 25 protein is translated as MRNKLLLPIVLGCLVMAGCRSSGPEEALNIAPSQEITSAVSPMTPPAAIAQVMPQAAPQVQAQETVPTPQAHELAWAGSAPAPQSFATNTTQNGMPLPSVRPVAMMVPSQPEAFNPNIKRGRVFSQRFRDAKPMNFGRVTPQHHPVHGVDVSRWQGEIDWPKLRTQGANFAYIKSTDGGDHIDPMFQTNWRRAKEAGVKRGAYHFFYWCRVASEQAAWFIRNVPNDPDALPPVIDVEYNHLSDCKRRLSPEKIREKMQVFMDILEKHYGKRPVIYTAPDFYKDNLQGAFLDYPFWLRSVAAHPSKIYPGRRWLFWQYSGSGLSQGVDEKIDLNVFAGTEEQWHRWSESNASRVASR
- a CDS encoding ornithine cyclodeaminase, which codes for MMRLVHHIGVERMLVELADEIEADFRRWEIFDKTPRVGSHSRDGVIELMPTSDGEVYSFKYVNGHPKNLTKGLQTVTAFGLLADVATGYPVLLTEMTLLTALRTAATSAMAARHLAPKGARTMAIIGNGAQSEFQALAMKAVLGITHIRLYDIDSRATEKACRNLTGSGLHLTPCRSAESAIEGADIITTSTADKQYATILTDNMIGAGVHINAIGGDCPGKTELHPGILERADTFVEYPPQTWVEGEIQQMPKTYPITELWKVVTGTAEGRRDERQITLFDSVGFAIEDFSALRYVRARVAGTDLFQWLDIIADPDDSRDLFGMLLRAKP